The Oncorhynchus kisutch isolate 150728-3 linkage group LG14, Okis_V2, whole genome shotgun sequence genomic sequence GTCGTTGTAGTCGTCTCCTAGTTGTCGTTCGTTCCCGTGTTTCGCGAGTTGATATAAAGTAATTCCATCTCTGGACCCTGTCGTTTTGCTTTGAAAAGCGGTTGTCAATTCAAACTGTGAGTCTAAACAGTCCAGAATGGGGACCAACCCCAGACCCTCTCTTCTCTAACTTTCTTCTTCCCTCGTCCTTCTTCCgtttcttccttcctctccctctcttatgtTCCAGATGGACAACCTAAGGGGGTTTTGGCTTACATATGTTCATACAGCAGCATTCCACTGAAGATGGTGAGAGGCTCTACAGAGTGGGCCAGCTTGCCCATGACCAGGTCAATGCAGACTGTGTCTCCGGCCTGGAGGGGCAGGATGATGTTGAACACAGCCAGGGAGCCCGGGGTGATCTTGGCCTCGGCTACCGGCTTGTTCTCCAGTCCCTCTGGCTGGTATCCCCCGGAGTCCACACGGGCCATACCGTAGTTGGACTTGGACAGCACCGCCTCAATCTTCTCGTTCTTGTGGCCAGTCAGGATTGCGCTGAAGAAGTAGCGGCCATCAACGGGCGCCGTGAAGATGCCTGGGCAACACAGAGATAGTGAGGTTAGCATTAGCTTAGCATACTCACTGATGTTGTACACAGCAATATAGCAAACAGTTCCCTGTTTAGGTTTATGGCTTGGTTTGGCTCATTGTACAAAAAAAAATGATGTAACTAACTGCTATAAATACCCTTCACATGTAGATTGAACTcacagtatttgtatttattatggatctccattagttcctgccaaggcagcagctactcttcctggggtttattatggatctccattagttcctgccaaggcagcagctactcttcctggtttTTTTTATGGGTCtccatttgttcctgccaaggcagcagctactcttcctggggtttattatggatccccattagttcctgccaaggcagcagctactcttcctggggtttattatggatctccattagttcctgccaaggcagcagctactcttcctggggtttattatggatctccattagttcctgccaaggcagcagctactcttcctggtttTTTTTATGGGTCtccatttgttcctgccaaggcagcagctactcttcctggggtttattatggatccccattagttcctgccaaggcagcagctactcttcctggggtttattatggatctccattagttcctgccaaggcagcagctactcttcctggggtttattatggatctccattagttcctgccaaggcagcagctactcttcctggggtttattatggatctccattagttcctgccaaggcagcagctactcttcctggggattattatggctccccattagttcctgccaaagcagcagctactcttcctggggattattatggctccccattagttcctgccaaagcagcagctactcttcctggggttataaTGCAttcctattagttcctgccaaggcagcagctactcttcctggggttataaTGCAttcctattagttcctgccaaggcagcagctactcttcctggggttataaTGCAttcctattagttcctgccaagccagcagctactcttcctggggttataaTGCAttcctattagttcctgccaaggcagcagctactcttcctggggttataaGCAttcctattagttcctgccaaggtagcagctactcttcttggggtccagCCAAATGAAGGCAGTTATGTGCAACTAAAAACATTATATTATAAGTCCTATCTATTCAGTACCAGTCCGCGGGTCATAGAACTCTCCCTCGTTGACAAAGATCTTGTCGAAGACGATGGTGCCAGCACTAAGCATGGGGTAGGTGAGAGCGGCAGAGAAGGACAGCTTGGGCACGTTGGCATCGGCACCTGGCATACCTGAGGGCAAAATTACAACAACATCTCAGAAACGGTTATTATCAACTATATATGATATTTCATTGTTCTGACATGAGGAAATCCATGTTCACAGTTCATTACAGACAACATGGCAAAGTAAACAACGAACATAGCAAGAGAGAGACTTTTGTTCAAGACAGTTACAGCCCTCTAAtctacactgaataaaaataaaaacgtaATGTGCAACCATTTTGAAGATTtcaataaggaaatcagtcaaaagaaataaattcattaggccctaatctatggatttcacatgactgggaatacatacagtatatgcatctgttggtgagaagatttttattttacctttatttaactaggcaagtcagttaagaacaaattcttattttcaatgacggcctaggaacagtgggttaactgcctgttcaggggcagaacgacagatttgtaccttgtcagctcgggggtttgaactcgcaaccttccggttactagtccaacgctctaaccactaggctaccctgctactaGGCTATACCTTAAAAAGCAATGGCTCAGAAAACtaaaaaccagtcagtatctggtgtgaccagcatttgcctcatgcaacgcGACACATCTCTTTCGCATCGAGTTGATCAAGCTGttcattgtggcctgtggaatgttttcaAACTCCTCTTTaagctgtgcaaagttgctggatatttgaGAGAACTGGAACACaatgtcgtacacatcgatccagagcatcccaaacatgctcaatgggtgacatgtctggtgactaTGCAGGCCAACAGAAGAacttggacattttcagcttccaggaatagtgtatagatccttgcgacatgcgACCATACATTACGCTGAAACATggggtgatggcggcagatgaatgacaCGGCAATGGGCATTAGGATATCGTCACGGTATGTCTGTGcagtcaaattgccatcaatacaACGCAGTAGTGTTCATTATCTGTAGCTTATgcccataaccccactgccactgctcacaacgttgacattagcaagccgctcgcccacacaactccatacacgctgtctgccatctgcccggtacagttgaaaccgggattcatctgtgaatgCCAGTGGTCATcgttatccccagcacaaggtgcacctgtgtaatgatcatgctgtttaatcagcttcttgataatccacatctgtcaggtggttgggattatcttggcaaaggagaaatgctcactaacatgtaTGCAATCAAATTTGTTGACAAAATTTGAGAGAGATTTgtgggtatggaacatttctgggatcttttatttcagctcatgaaacatgggaccaacactttacatgttgtgtttttgcagcatttttgttcagtatatttcagATGCAGTTGCCTTCATGATGGGAATGTTTCAGAGCGGTTATGTAAAACAAAAAGGGGTCAACAACTCTAGctacacattaaaacacacacacacacacaaagggacacacacacacacacacacaccacacacacacacacacacacaaagggacacacacacacacacacaccacacacagatagacacacagacacacacacacacaaagggacacacacacacaccacacacacacacacacacacacacacacacacacacacacacacacacacacacacacacacacacacacacacacacacacacacacacacacacacactatgtatcTCACAATCACCACATGTAACCCTCAAGCTGACCCAGAAAGCATTATGTGCACATTTCCTGGCTGCCTCCGAGGATTCATGTTCTCATTGGCCCAatgctgacctctgacctatACAGTGatccccacacacactcaaactgaACGCAATTCACCCTGACTGTTAATGACCCTCAGCAATACTCATGTTATGTAATGACATGTAACATACAGCACTGTTGAGTGCATTAGCACATTGCTAACATGTCGGACTCAAATGCTAATAATGAAACATCAACataccttgttcacctttgaggCCTGCAGTgaaaaaaagagaggaagagacaagTTAGACTGACTCAAACCATTCAGTCAAACATCAACATATAAAAACAAATTTCCTGAGGCATAAAGACTGATTTATAAAGGGCTTGTATGGTTCCTGTTAACCTGGTGATCCTCTGGGCCCgttctctccctgcctgcccggGGGTCCGTCCCTGCCTTGGGGCCCCTTAGCACCAGGCAGCCCTTGGAACCCTCTCTCCCCAGAGGGACCTGGAGGACCAGGCAGGCCTAGGGTGGTGGGAGGCAATGACAACAATATTAATACCGTAATATTCCTTTTTTTAATTAACATTTCAATAGTTGAATAATCAATACACGTTATAATGTAAATTACGTATTTATGAAAGTTATTTAAGGCATTTAATAATTGAAGTAACTTTAATAATTGCCATTATTATTTAACTTAAATAATCAAAGTTGACCCAAAAACGGCCTGTTAGGGAACATAGAAACCATTCCAGACAAAACCACTGTAACGATACAGTGGAGGAGTTTTCTCATTCAGATATGTCACTGAATGAGGTATTACGCAATTATAATACATTGTTCCCTCCAGACACTGAGACGTGTGTAACCCGAGAAGCCTCGAGGAGTGTTATGAAAGACtgcataacagacagacacactaatAGCAGGCCACCATTTAACGTGAGACTCACATATTACACAAATAGACATTGTTAGTTTTAATTAGTGGATTATGAATGTTTTTGTAATCATCAGTCTGTTTCTTGGTGTTGTTCGATGGGGCCTCTGTGTTTATTGTAGCTAACACCGTTCTGTATGTTGACACTTGTGTGCAAATGTGTTACTTGAGACTTTACATATGCACCCGTGTTCATTGTGTCCTTATACCCACTGAATGTGTTGTCTTGTAGACTGGTCAAGTATAGACAGGACAAGGTTAGTCTAGAGTTTAAGACACATGATGGTTTTAGTTCAGTTTTACCAAAAGCTGTGTACCATTCAAACCTCTAACCAACTGCACACCTACAAAGCAgaacatgtgagagagagaggataagttTAAtcgaaaatataaatatataattgtCAACATGAACTCAGAAAATACTCTGTGTCAATGTAAATCCTCTATAAATGAACATGCTCTTTATTTTAAAACCATGCATTGTTTAATTTCTGTAGTTACTAATGTTGGATCTAGATCagtgctctccaaccctgttcctggagagctaccgtcctctaggttttcactccaaccctaatcaaGTGCCCCTCCCACtgagcaaaaactggttgaatcgaTGTGTTGCCATGTAATTTCAAACAAGAAAATTGAAAACTGATTGGATAAAAAAAAGTAACAATGTAATTTCTATACATTTTTATCTAAATCCATTgtgaattgttttatttaatttaacattGAATTCCTGTTAAATGagaactcaaccaaatgtaaatcaaaaccagacattgaactgacgtctgtgcccattgGGTTGATTCTAATAACTAGCTGAACCAGGTTAGTTCCacctggggttggagtgaaaacctacaggagggtatctctccaggaacagggttggagagccctggtctagaCCATAATCTCTCTGAAAGGAATACAGTGTCAATTCAACACACTCACCGGTCAGGTCCTGTTGCGAAAGATTCTGGAACTCCGTGAGGATGTGACTGACGGACGAGTTGAGGTTCTTGATCTTCCCGTGGATCCCGTCCAGCTGAGTGGTCTGGATGCTCTCAATGATCCCTCCATGGGAGATGACCGTGGCGTTCAGACCATTCACACAGTTCCACAGGCCCGACACGTGCTTGGTCAGCCCCTCCTTGATCCTCTGGAGCGAGTCGGAGACGCCGTCCAGCCGTCCGCACACGCCCTCCATCTTGAACAGCCTCTTTTCCAGGCCGTCGCCAGATCGCTTGCAGTCGCCCACCTCCACCACTAGGGTGCTCTCGAAACGTCGCACGTCGCGATCCACCCCATCGAGGCGGTCGCGGCTCTTCTCGATGTGCTCAGTCACCTCCTGCTGTATCTTGTCCAGCTCAGAGATGATCTTGTCCTTGGTGTTGCCCAGGTCCGTGATGACACTGCCATGTTTCTGCACTGTGTGCTCCAGGCCCCTCAGCGTGTCATTGATGGAGCTAAAGGTCAGGATGACCTCGGACAGCTCGCCCTGCAGGGACTTGAGGTGGCCGTTGTTGGACGTGCCTCCGATCACACTGTGGCCGTCCAGGGGCTTATCAGGTTCATCCAGACCTCGTCCTCCAGTGCCACCTCCTGTTGTTGGGGTCTCCAGGTGGATCTTACACTGGTCGCTACACTTCCCTACCACCTCCCGGAGTTTCCCCACCTCTTCCTGTAGGGTGGAGCAAAAGCTTTGGTTGGAATCCACCCGGTTCCGGATGGCGTTGATGTCCTTCTCCCAGCGGTTCAGGGTGTGGTTCTTCAGCTTCTTGAACTCGTCTTCCACTCTTCCACAGACGTCGCAGTCATCCATGCAGCGCCCGAGCGTCTCAATTTCTGTGACGATGCGGTTGAAGTGCTCGCCATTGTCTCCGGTCAGGGCTTTGATCTTGCGGATGTCGTGGCTGAGATCCAGCACCTTGTCCATGAGTGAGTCGCCCGAGACGGACAGGTCCTTGATCCGCGTGTCAAAGCGTCGGATCTCGTCTTCATTGGCCACCACCCTCCAGGTGATAGACTTCACAGAGTCTCCGTCGTAATCATTTCCTCCGTCCCCTCCagctcctccccatcctcctccggTTCCCCCtgttcctccacttcctccatctctccttccttcaggtcCTGTTCCTCCTGTATTtccccttcctccttcccctGCCCCACCTTCAGATCCTCTTCCTCCCATTCCCCCTGTTCCTCCGgttcctctacttcctcctccatcttctcttccacctcctccaactcctcctcctcctcctgttcctccacaGCCACAGTCAGTCAGACTCTTGTCTAGTAGTGCCGTGGAGTTCGCCAGGCGGGTCACATTCTTGTCGTGGTCCGACACAAGGTCCTTTACAATGCCCACGTCTAGCTCTATGTCGCCGATGCGGTATCCCTGGTCGTCGAAACGGTCCAGGAACACGGTCCGGAGGTCACCCAGCTCACGGTTGAAGTAGGCCTTCaggtctttctctgtctcctttgTGTGCTGCATTGTGCTGTTCACCCACCTCTCAAGGTCCCTCAGATGACCGTCCAGCCTGTCCTCTATCACCCTGGGTAACCCGCTGCCACCTCCAGGGCCAAAGCCACCAACTCCATGGCCAAAGCCACCACCTCCAGGGCCAAAACCACCACCTCCAGGGCCAAAGCCACCTCCACCTCCTGGGAAACCTCCACCTACATTACTACCACCGCCACTGCCCAGCTCCTTATCCAGTCGGTTCTGGATGACATCATAGTTCTCTGATATGGAGCTTATCTTCCTTTCAGCATCTGTGACCCTGTCCTTGAGGTCGGTGACAGAATCGCAGCAGCCCTGGGAGCGTGTCACCTCGCGGCGCAGGCCGTCCAGGCTCTGGCGATATCGTCCATCCACAGCGTTCAGCTGCTTCTCCAGTGCACGGATCCGCTCCCtgtcctcctgctgctgtctccGTAGGTCCTCCACCCCCGACTGGCAGGAGGAGCAGGACAGAGACACCCTTCTCTCCAGCTCCCTCAGGATCTCCTCTTTCAGCGTGTTGAGCTTCCCGCTACTAATCCCACCGGTGCCTCCAGATGAGTCGCCAGTGCCATCGCCAAGATCATTCCCACCGCCGCCATTCCCGTTGACCAGGTGGTTGTTGATGCTGACCAAGGTCTTGTCGTGAGCCTGTGTCCGGTTGTCCAGCTGGTCTAGTTTGGTCTGGATGCTGTGGATGGTGTCCTTAATCTCCGGCTGGGCCGCATCCGCTGGGGCCTTGGTGCCACCACCACTGAAGCCCGGTTTGCGCATCTCCTCCTGGAAGCGTTCGTTCATGCCCCTCAGCGTGGACTGCAGGTCCTGGAGGTCCTTGGTTAGGCTCTGGATCTTGTCCTCCAGCTGCCGCGTTTTGTCGCTGTCGCCTCGCCCTGGAACACAAACAGAATATTATTATATTTCTATTATAAGAGGATGAGAGCTCCCATGAAACATGGAGAAGACAAggactgaagaggaggaagaagaagagggaaaGCAGGGACATAAACATCCACCCACCGTCTCCCCCACTCTGTCCTCTGTGACCTGTGTCGGTTCCAGTCTGTCCCGGTCGGGACGGTTTGGGTCTGGCTGTAGCGATCTGGGTCCCCGACCCGCCGCTCGGCCCTTCGCTACAGTCATCTCCGGTGTAACCATGGCAACACTTCCACTCCATGTCCGTCACCATCTTGTAGGCCACCTTGTACCGCGGCTTCATATACGTTCGATACCTGTTGAGAATCAGAGACGACGACAATGAAGTGAAGTGATTTACAATGAGGTTGTCTCACCTATCTTAGTTGAATACACTTATCGTTGGTCGCAGTGGATAAGACTAAGAGAGCTAACTAAATGTAAATGTTATTGACAGTACGCAATTATAATTGGTCACGGGTGGTAATTTTCAACTTACTGTACATCTGCCTTTGGCCCCTGACACACTGACCAAAGTTTTGTAAAAATGTTTGTAAtagtcccatgtggctcagttggtagagcaatgccagggttgtgggtttgattcccacgagAGACCGGTACGAGAATGTGTATACTCACTACGgtaagtagctctggataagagtgtctgctaaatgactcactacggtaagtagctctggataagagtgtctgctaaatgactcactacggtaagtagctctggataagagtgtctgctaaatgactcactatggtaagtagctctggataagagtgtctgctaaatggcgtaAATGTCATCTATAACACCACTAGCCGTTGGCAGAATTCAACATTCATCCTCATTTTAACATGCTGGGTTTTTCTACCAC encodes the following:
- the LOC109904610 gene encoding EMILIN-1-like isoform X1 gives rise to the protein MAGPVMFLFLWVLTWFGEIRGASYPQRYNLYSGQTQALPQNGVRAASRHRNWCAYVVKKTVSCVVEDGVETYVKPDYHPCSWGTQCSRMVTYRTYMKPRYKVAYKMVTDMEWKCCHGYTGDDCSEGPSGGSGTQIATARPKPSRPGQTGTDTGHRGQSGGDGRGDSDKTRQLEDKIQSLTKDLQDLQSTLRGMNERFQEEMRKPGFSGGGTKAPADAAQPEIKDTIHSIQTKLDQLDNRTQAHDKTLVSINNHLVNGNGGGGNDLGDGTGDSSGGTGGISSGKLNTLKEEILRELERRVSLSCSSCQSGVEDLRRQQQEDRERIRALEKQLNAVDGRYRQSLDGLRREVTRSQGCCDSVTDLKDRVTDAERKISSISENYDVIQNRLDKELGSGGGSNVGGGFPGGGGGFGPGGGGFGPGGGGFGHGVGGFGPGGGSGLPRVIEDRLDGHLRDLERWVNSTMQHTKETEKDLKAYFNRELGDLRTVFLDRFDDQGYRIGDIELDVGIVKDLVSDHDKNVTRLANSTALLDKSLTDCGCGGTGGGGGVGGGGREDGGGSRGTGGTGGMGGRGSEGGAGEGGRGNTGGTGPEGRRDGGSGGTGGTGGGWGGAGGDGGNDYDGDSVKSITWRVVANEDEIRRFDTRIKDLSVSGDSLMDKVLDLSHDIRKIKALTGDNGEHFNRIVTEIETLGRCMDDCDVCGRVEDEFKKLKNHTLNRWEKDINAIRNRVDSNQSFCSTLQEEVGKLREVVGKCSDQCKIHLETPTTGGGTGGRGLDEPDKPLDGHSVIGGTSNNGHLKSLQGELSEVILTFSSINDTLRGLEHTVQKHGSVITDLGNTKDKIISELDKIQQEVTEHIEKSRDRLDGVDRDVRRFESTLVVEVGDCKRSGDGLEKRLFKMEGVCGRLDGVSDSLQRIKEGLTKHVSGLWNCVNGLNATVISHGGIIESIQTTQLDGIHGKIKNLNSSVSHILTEFQNLSQQDLTGVQLVRGLNGLPGPPGPSGERGFQGLPGAKGPQGRDGPPGRQGENGPRGSPGLKGEQGMPGADANVPKLSFSAALTYPMLSAGTIVFDKIFVNEGEFYDPRTGIFTAPVDGRYFFSAILTGHKNEKIEAVLSKSNYGMARVDSGGYQPEGLENKPVAEAKITPGSLAVFNIILPLQAGDTVCIDLVMGKLAHSVEPLTIFSGMLLYEHM
- the LOC109904610 gene encoding EMILIN-1-like isoform X2, which translates into the protein MAGPVMFLFLWVLTWFGEIRGASYPQRYNLYSGQTQALPQNGVRAASRHRNWCAYVVKKTVSCVVEDGVETYVKPDYHPCSWGTQCSRMVTYRTYMKPRYKVAYKMVTDMEWKCCHGYTGDDCSEGPSGGSGTQIATARPKPSRPGQTGTDTGHRGQSGGDGRGDSDKTRQLEDKIQSLTKDLQDLQSTLRGMNERFQEEMRKPGFSGGGTKAPADAAQPEIKDTIHSIQTKLDQLDNRTQAHDKTLVSINNHLVNGNGGGGNDLGDGTGDSSGGTGGISSGKLNTLKEEILRELERRVSLSCSSCQSGVEDLRRQQQEDRERIRALEKQLNAVDGRYRQSLDGLRREVTRSQGCCDSVTDLKDRVTDAERKISSISENYDVIQNRLDKELGSGGGSNVGGGFPGGGGGFGPGGGGFGPGGGGFGHGVGGFGPGGGSGLPRVIEDRLDGHLRDLERWVNSTMQHTKETEKDLKAYFNRELGDLRTVFLDRFDDQGYRIGDIELDVGIVKDLVSDHDKNVTRLANSTALLDKSLTDCGCGGTGGGGGVGGGGREDGGGSRGTGGTGGMGGRGSEGGAGEGGRGNTGGTGPEGRRDGGSGGTGGTGGGWGGAGGDGGNDYDGDSVKSITWRVVANEDEIRRFDTRIKDLSVSGDSLMDKVLDLSHDIRKIKALTGDNGEHFNRIVTEIETLGRCMDDCDVCGRVEDEFKKLKNHTLNRWEKDINAIRNRVDSNQSFCSTLQEEVGKLREVVGKCSDQCKIHLETPTTGGGTGGRGLDEPDKPLDGHSVIGGTSNNGHLKSLQGELSEVILTFSSINDTLRGLEHTVQKHGSVITDLGNTKDKIISELDKIQQEVTEHIEKSRDRLDGVDRDVRRFESTLVVEVGDCKRSGDGLEKRLFKMEGVCGRLDGVSDSLQRIKEGLTKHVSGLWNCVNGLNATVISHGGIIESIQTTQLDGIHGKIKNLNSSVSHILTEFQNLSQQDLTGLPGPPGPSGERGFQGLPGAKGPQGRDGPPGRQGENGPRGSPGLKGEQGMPGADANVPKLSFSAALTYPMLSAGTIVFDKIFVNEGEFYDPRTGIFTAPVDGRYFFSAILTGHKNEKIEAVLSKSNYGMARVDSGGYQPEGLENKPVAEAKITPGSLAVFNIILPLQAGDTVCIDLVMGKLAHSVEPLTIFSGMLLYEHM